The Benincasa hispida cultivar B227 chromosome 11, ASM972705v1, whole genome shotgun sequence genome has a segment encoding these proteins:
- the LOC120089932 gene encoding phosphatidylinositol 3,4,5-trisphosphate 3-phosphatase and protein-tyrosine-phosphatase PTEN1, translated as MGFKFSKPSQGKVENLSLQHHLINYLSKSFYIRNLVSKQRRRMLVAGYDLDMSYITDHVLAMSFPAERMRAVYRNPLWQVKSVLDMRHQGHYKIYNLCIEESYDPSHFHGRVESFPFDDNHVPHLQMIKIFCENVSSWLSSHPKNIAVIHCMAGKGRTGLMVCAYLVYCGMSVEDALQLYAQRRTTNNEGVSIPSQRRYVGYWSKCLSFPKGVYNGPPEVKLPKPCRRELQRIRLYDTVNTESIFFVVSELQEVPSQLYRPSMELTRSCCRRFKRGYERSNSPRYFLSFVEGENEGSKSTVEPHLIVQMDTESSALYHKSCLDYNFEKPLPLTGDVRIIFYAKMFGGRLFYACFNTAFIKNSLLQLRLQDLDKVGKKGRSLCGPSFCLELVFGPANAKHSYLTSSDDDEDPQNDLS; from the exons ATGggatttaaattttcaaagcCAAGTCAGGGGAAGGTGGAAAACCTTAGTCTGCAACACCACCTGATCAATTATCTCTCTAAAAGCTTTTACATCCGTAACTTGGTATCCAAGCAAAGGAGGCGCATGCTTGTTGCTGGCTATGATCTTGACATGTCATACATCACTGATCATGTACTGGCAATGTCATTCCCTGCAGAACGGATGCGCGCAGTGTATCGTAATCCCCTATGGCAAGTTAAGTCCGTATTGGACATGAGGCATCAAGGACACTACAAG ATCTATAATCTCTGTATTGAAGAATCATATGATCCATCACATTTTCATGGACGCGTGGAGTCATTTCCTTTTGATGATAATCATGTTCCGCATCTACAGATGATCAAAATCTTCTGTGAAAATGTCTCTTCATGGCTATCATCCCACCCAAAGAATATTGCGGTTATACATTGCATG GCTGGAAAAGGTCGAACGGGATTGATGGTATGTGCCTACTTGGTTTACTGTGGCATGTCAGTCGAGGATGCACTTCAGCTGTATGCTCAGAGGCGGACGACCAATAACGAAGGA GTATCGATTCCAAGCCAACGACGGTACGTGGGCTACTGGTCAAAGTGCCTTTCCTTTCCCAAGGGAGTTTATAATGGACCTCCTGAGGTGAAGTTGCCCAAACCATGTAGGAGGGAGTTGCAGAGAATTCGTCTTTATGACACAGTGAACACTGAATCAATTTTCTTTGTGGTCTCAGAATTGCAGGAG GTTCCTTCTCAGCTATACCGTCCATCTATGGAACTTACCAGGAGTTGTTGCAGACGATTTAAGAGAGGATATGAGAGAAGTAACAGTCCTCGttattttctatcttttgtTGAAGGCGAAAATGAAGGGAGCAAGTCCACAGTAGAGCCCCATCTCATTGTTCAAATGGATACTGAGAGTTCCGCACTATACCATAAATCCTGCCTTGACTACAATTTTGAGAAGCCTTTACCA CTAACTGGAGATGTGCGCATCATATTCTACGCAAAGATGTTTGGAGGGCGTCTCTTCTATGCTTGCTTCAACACAGCTTTCATTAAAAACAGCTTGCTACAG CTAAGGTTGCAGGATTTGGACAAAGTTGGGAAAAAGGGAAGGTCACTTTGTGGTCCTTCCTTCTGTTTGGAGTTGGTATTTGGTCCTGCCAATGCAAAACACTCGTATTTGACTTCATCGGATGACGACGAAGATCCTCAAAATGATTTGTCTTAA